In one Arachis duranensis cultivar V14167 chromosome 9, aradu.V14167.gnm2.J7QH, whole genome shotgun sequence genomic region, the following are encoded:
- the LOC107467987 gene encoding galactose-binding lectin encodes MKPFCVFLTFFFLLAASSKKVNSAETVSFNFNSFSEGNPAINFQGDVTVLSNGNIQLTNLNKVNSVGRVLYAMPVRIWSSATGNVASFLTSFSFEMKDIKDYDPADGIIFFIAPEDTQIPAGSIGGGTLGVSDTKGAGHFVGVEFDTYSNSEYNDPPTDHVGIDVNSVDSVKTVPWNSVSGAVVQVTVIYDSSTKTLSVAVTNDNGDITTIAQVVDLKAKLPERVKFGFSASGSLGGRQIHLIRSWSFTSTLITTTRRSIDNNEKKIMNMATA; translated from the coding sequence atgaaaccattttgtgtttttcttactttctttttcttgctagCAGCAAGTAGTAAGAAGGTGAACTCAGCGGAAACAGTTTCCTTCAACTTCAACTCTTTCAGCGAAGGAAACCCCGCAATAAATTTCCAAGGTGACGTCACTGTTCTTTCAAATGGCAATATACAACTCACGAACCTCAACAAGGTCAATAGCGTCGGCCGTGTTCTTTATGCCATGCCGGTCCGCATTTGGAGCAGTGCCACCGGCAATGTCGCCAGCTTCCTCACCTCCTTCTCTTTCGAGATGAAGGATATCAAAGATTATGATCCTGCCGACGGTATCATCTTTTTCATTGCACCGGAAGATACGCAGATTCCTGCCGGCAGTATTGGTGGTGGAACCTTAGGCGTCTCTGACACTAAAGGGGCGGGTCACTTTGTTGGAGTGGAATTTGATACCTATTCCAACAGTGAGTACAACGATCCACCCACTGATCACGTTGGAATTGATGTAAACAGTGTGGATTCGGTGAAGACCGTGCCATGGAATAGTGTGAGTGGAGCAGTGGTTCAAGTGACTGTGATATATGACTCTTCAACAAAGACATTGAGTGTTGCTGTGACCAACGACAATGGCGATATTACCACCATTGCTCAAGTTGTTGATTTGAAGGCGAAGCTTCCGGAGAGGGTCAAGTTCGGTTTTTCTGCCTCCGGCTCCCTTGGCGGTCGTCAGATACATCTCATCCGTTCATGGTCTTTCACTTCAACCTTGATAACAACAACCAGAAGAAGCATCGACAATAAcgaaaagaaaataatgaatatGGCAACTGCATGA